A single window of Nicotiana sylvestris chromosome 5, ASM39365v2, whole genome shotgun sequence DNA harbors:
- the LOC138868592 gene encoding uncharacterized protein, translating into MANNDPLSFQYPRLTKDNYEKLCLRMKAILGSQDVWEIVDRGYAKPDNEEALPQNEKLVLAKTRKKDQQALTLIHQCLDDAMFEKVADATTSKEAWGILQNSLQGVDKVKKVKLQTLRADFEVLKMKESECISDYFSNVKAIINQLRRYEEDIEDVRVVEKILPTLIPKFDFVVCATEESKDLDSMTVDQLEGSLQAHQEKIKRRQEVPLEQLHKTQASLKDYEGETSYRGNGRGRGRGGHGRGRSNSNNFNNEVKIHQTFRGRDHGHKGGGRRGYYQENNGQSNVEEKTNLIDDKKEEDESTLLMALKEEDKDD; encoded by the exons ATGGCGAATAATGATCCGCTGTCTTTTCAGTACCCTCGTCTTacaaaagataattatgagaAATTGTGTCTACGTATGAAAGCCATTCTTGGCTCTCAGGATGTGTGGGAAATCGTAGATAGAGGGTATGCAAAACCCGATAATGAGGAAGCTCTGCCTCAAAATGAAAAATTGGTCTTGGCAAAGACAAGGAAGAAGGATCAACAAGCCCTCACGCTCATCCACCAATGTTTGGATGATGCCATGTTTGAGAAGGTGGCAGATGCTACCACCTCAAAGGAAGCTTGGGGgattttacaaaattctcttcAAGGAGTTGACAAAGTAAAAAAGgtaaaacttcaaactctaagggctgattttgaagttttaaaaatgaaagaatctgAATGCATCTCGGATTATTTTTCAAATGTGAAGGCTATTATAAATCAACTAAGAAGATACGAGGAGGATATAGAAGATGTCCGTGTGGTAGAAAAGATCCTTCCCACTTTAATacctaaatttgattttgtggtgtgtGCTACTGAAGAGTCAAAAGATTTAGACTCTATGACGGTGGATCAATTGGAGGGTTCTTTACAGGCCCACCaagaaaagatcaaaaggagacaagaagtgCCATTGGAGCAACTTCATAAAACTCAGGCATCCTTAAAGGATTATGAAGGCGAAACAAGCTATCGAGGAAATGGACGAGGACGAGGCCGTGGCGGTCATGGAAGAGGAAGAAGTAACAGTAACAACTTCAACAATGAAGTTAAAATCCACCAAACATTCAGAGGTCGTGATCATGGACATAAAGGAGGAGGACGACGTGGCTActaccaagaaaataatggacaaag CAATGTTGAAGAAAAAACTAACCTTATTGACgacaagaaagaagaagatgagtcaACGTTGTTGATGGCACTCAAGGAAGAAGACAAAGATGATTGA
- the LOC104232929 gene encoding cell differentiation protein rcd1-like gives MDNLPKPPPLVDQLRRSALLVAQKPPDLPTASPEQLIALLRDSNLREAVLSRLNIVIKQKREMCSDLALLLWNSFNTVYILLQEVLAVYPKLSTSTLTMKESTRVCDALTLLQCMASHPETRKGLVKANIPFYLYPFLRASANEKPLEFVRLSSLGLIGSLAKFDDPYGPEILNFFLETQLFPLCLRCMDQGDELSRKVATLIVMKILMQEEGLDYCCAFTERFLAVVQTLSRLVEKISVNPCLQLLKYVVQCYLSLSQVSRVCDVLRYNFPPQLIDNTFHIVLREDPYTLNMLQQVFFNITSRGSRP, from the exons ATGGATAATTTGCCAAAGCCGCCGCCATTGGTGGACCAACTCCGCCGTAGCGCGTTGTTAGTCGCACAGAAGCCTCCTGACTTGCCAACGGCCTCGCCGGAGCAGTTGATAGCGTTGCTTCGCGACAGTAATCTTCGTGAAGCGGTTCTTAGTCGACTCAACATTGTGATCAAACAG aaACGAGAAATGTGCAGCGATCTGGCTTTGCTGCTGTGGAACTCCTTTAATACCGTGTACATACTTTTACAG GAAGTATTAGCAGTGTACCCGAAGTTGTCAACCTCAACATTAACCATGAAGGAATCAACTCGAGTTTGTGATGCTCTTACTTTACTTCAG TGTATGGCCTCTCACCCAGAAACAAGGAAGGGGCTCGTCAAAG CCAACATACCATTTTATCTTTACCCATTTCTCAGAGCTTCAGCAAATGAGAAGCCTCTGGAATTTGTGAGGCTTAGCAGCTTGGGTCTTATTGGTTCCCTAGCAAAG TTTGATGATCCATATGGACCAGAAATTCTTAATTTTTTTCTAGAAACACAACTATTTCCTTTGTGCCTGCGCTGCATGGATCAGGGAGATGAACTGTCACGGAAG GTTGCAACGCTCATAGTTATGAAAATCTTGATGCAAGAGGAAGGGCTGGACTATTGTTGTGCTTTTACTGAACGTTTTCTGGCAGTGGTACAAACCTTGAGTCGACTTGTAGAAAAGATCTCTGTTAACCCTTGTTTACAGCTGCTAAAGTATGTTGTTCAATGTTATCTAAGTCTTTCGCAAGTATCAAG GGTATGTGATGTATTGAGATACAATTTTCCTCCGCAGCTAATTGACAACACTTTTCACATTGTTCTTCGT GAAGATCCATATACTCTAAATATGCTACAGCAAGTATTTTTCAACATAACTTCGCGGGGATCTAGACCGTAA